A stretch of DNA from Bacteroidales bacterium:
TAGATATTGGCCTTTTCGTCTTGTATACAAGCAATTCTATCTTTCTTAAAATAAGAGATTCCTGAAATCTCTTTGAGGTAGTCAGGCAACTGATAAACGGTATCAGGATGTGCTAAATCATATAAAAAACCGGGAGGTTCATCGTACTCATTAGTCAAATTCTTCTTTTCTTCTTCAATAAGATCACAGGACGTAAGTCCCCAAAATAAAGGGTTTAAAAGGAAAAGAAAAATCAATCTATTAAAATTCTGTTTAGGCATATGCAGCACTTATTTCACTAGGCAATTTACAGATAAATTTCCTAATCCATCCTTATTTTCAAACTCCCAACCTCTTTTCTTGAGGATTCGAATCAACTCACGATTAAGCATTCCGTGGGCAATAACAACAGTTTGGCCATGTTTCTCAGCATAGTCTATTAGCTCATCAACAAAGATTTTAAGATCACTCTTCCGCTGGCGGTAGCTTGGTTTTTTAGGTATACTTTTTCCTATCATCCATGAGACTAGAGATGTAGCAAGCCAAACTTTTAGTGGCATTCGTATCAGTGGAATCCGGCTCACAGGATAATCAAACTCCATTAGATTTGTATCAATTCTTCTAATCACTTGCGCATCAAAAAGGACATCAGCGGTTTGGATAGCACGGAATTGCGGACTACAAAATACGGTATCAATTTCGTCTGGGCGATCAATTTTATCGAGTACCGGCTTAGGATCGAACATTTGAATAAGAGCAAGATTATATGCTTCTTTATAAGCCTTTGCCCTCTTTGCACTGCACCATCCGGGCTTTTCAATATCGACAGTGGCATGCCTGATAAGATATATTTTTGAGCCTGCAAAGGTCTGAAATGAAATAAAAATGAAAAGTAGAAAAAAGTAAAATCTAGTCATAGGCTTAAAATTGATACTTTAAAGTAAAATTAACCAAATTGTCTTCGCTACTTCTCGCATAGGAAATGGTTAATACAGCCATATCAAAAGGAGAAATCCAAAAGCCTATTCCATAGCCATCGTGCCAACGGGAGGAACTTTCCCCATCAAGCCATACGCGACCCACATCATTAAATAATAACAAACCAGCGGTACCGTTTAAAACGTAAGTGTTAAATTGTTTAGCACGAATTCGGATTTCCGTATTCAGATAAAAACTGGCATCTCCATAAAAACGTGTGAGGCGAAAGCC
This window harbors:
- a CDS encoding phosphoglycerate mutase family protein, which gives rise to MTRFYFFLLFIFISFQTFAGSKIYLIRHATVDIEKPGWCSAKRAKAYKEAYNLALIQMFDPKPVLDKIDRPDEIDTVFCSPQFRAIQTADVLFDAQVIRRIDTNLMEFDYPVSRIPLIRMPLKVWLATSLVSWMIGKSIPKKPSYRQRKSDLKIFVDELIDYAEKHGQTVVIAHGMLNRELIRILKKRGWEFENKDGLGNLSVNCLVK